One segment of Brevinematales bacterium DNA contains the following:
- a CDS encoding nucleotidyltransferase domain-containing protein produces the protein MDTLKKDRVINSLREILSKAGYQVHSVYLFGSRANGTENKDSDYDFFFVLKASMNREDLIKFRIEIKKRLKEKFPRRTFDILSRNLTDFNYYKKVINFIDNTVVMEGKRII, from the coding sequence TTGGATACCTTAAAAAAAGACCGTGTTATTAACTCTCTTCGTGAAATCTTGTCAAAAGCCGGATATCAAGTTCATAGCGTTTACCTGTTCGGAAGCCGGGCGAACGGAACCGAAAACAAGGATAGCGATTACGATTTCTTTTTTGTTCTGAAAGCGTCGATGAACCGGGAAGATTTAATAAAATTTCGTATCGAGATAAAAAAAAGACTGAAAGAGAAATTTCCCCGTCGGACATTCGATATACTATCCCGTAATTTAACTGATTTCAATTATTATAAGAAGGTCATCAATTTTATTGACAATACTGTTGTCATGGAAGGAAAAAGAATAATATGA
- a CDS encoding MBL fold metallo-hydrolase, giving the protein MNPSNASEISDINSPSPVKNRLIFLGTGTSNGVPVLGCKCEVCTSADPRDNRLRTSAYLETVTGERILFDIGPDFREQSLRHNILRIDGVLVTHPHYDHIGGLDDIRQVNFTMGGPIDVYGTRDTLAEIRERCGYMFRVSQEGGGKPKIGLREVEPYREFTVRSVSIMPFTVMHGEISILGYRIGDLVYITDASAIPERSMEVILSRPVKTLVVNALRPLPHPTHFNLEQALKFISDVSPGYAYLVHVTHHFGQEQTQAILPPDVMLAYDGLTVEF; this is encoded by the coding sequence ATGAATCCCTCAAACGCGTCTGAAATATCCGATATAAATTCTCCTTCGCCTGTAAAAAACCGTCTGATATTCCTGGGTACCGGCACATCCAACGGAGTCCCCGTGCTCGGCTGCAAATGCGAGGTATGCACCTCCGCCGACCCGCGCGATAACCGTCTGCGGACATCGGCGTATCTGGAGACCGTGACGGGCGAACGCATCCTGTTCGACATCGGCCCCGATTTCCGGGAGCAGTCCCTCCGCCATAATATCCTCCGCATCGACGGCGTATTAGTCACCCACCCGCATTACGACCATATCGGGGGGCTCGACGATATCCGGCAGGTGAACTTCACGATGGGCGGGCCTATCGACGTATACGGGACGCGGGATACACTTGCCGAGATCAGGGAGCGTTGCGGGTACATGTTCCGGGTGTCGCAGGAGGGCGGCGGAAAGCCGAAGATCGGACTGCGCGAGGTCGAGCCGTACCGGGAGTTTACGGTCAGGAGTGTGAGTATCATGCCGTTTACGGTCATGCACGGGGAGATATCGATACTCGGTTACCGTATCGGCGACCTCGTGTATATCACCGACGCAAGCGCGATACCCGAGCGGAGTATGGAGGTCATCCTGTCGCGTCCGGTCAAGACATTAGTCGTCAACGCGCTCCGCCCGTTACCCCACCCCACGCACTTCAATCTCGAACAGGCGCTGAAATTCATATCGGACGTATCGCCGGGGTATGCATACCTCGTACATGTCACCCACCATTTCGGGCAGGAACAGACTCAGGCGATACTTCCGCCGGACGTGATGCTCGCGTATGACGGGCTGACGGTGGAATTTTAG
- a CDS encoding RtcB family protein, whose translation MDVSKLHRVSDHEWSIHKKKGMIVDASLFAGEDLITKIDEAVYNQIVNAASLPGILDRLIAFPNVSPGIGFPFGAMALFDKSDGVICPGAAGYDINCGTRIVTTNLIYQDIEKKTETLIRAFFKAIPVGDSTRGKATLTIKDFRDLLTSGANWVVEHMGMGKADDHEYIEDGGASPYADPNLISDEMLKNEKNHLGTLGAENHYLELQIVDEVFDIERARVYGLFKNQVVVTFQTGSRNLGMEVAKKYFQMFQNAQGKYGMSSQSPELASLPSNSPEGKEYLAAMHAVSNFAFANRQVIGTQIDRVFNDVIRDVDTNIMYDFSHNTIKEEVHKIGTSKRSVLVHRSGCARVFPSRPSDAVKPYRVIGHPILVAGPLGTASYIMAGTEESLGKTFGSSIHNTGRIVSRENARQLYNADTITEQLKNNGVYLKSKSRESMIEEAPEAFNDIENTIKSLSKPGISIRVARLKPIGVIRG comes from the coding sequence ATGGATGTTTCAAAACTACACCGGGTAAGCGATCATGAATGGAGTATCCATAAGAAGAAAGGGATGATCGTGGATGCTTCTTTATTTGCCGGTGAGGATCTGATCACGAAAATAGACGAAGCGGTATACAATCAAATTGTAAATGCCGCGTCTCTACCCGGGATTCTCGACCGTCTGATCGCTTTTCCCAATGTTTCACCCGGCATAGGATTCCCCTTCGGCGCAATGGCGTTATTCGATAAGTCCGACGGGGTTATTTGCCCGGGCGCGGCCGGTTACGATATCAACTGCGGAACGCGTATTGTCACAACCAATCTGATCTACCAGGATATAGAAAAAAAGACCGAGACCCTGATTCGTGCGTTCTTCAAGGCTATTCCCGTGGGCGACTCGACCCGCGGAAAGGCCACCCTGACTATCAAAGACTTCCGCGACCTTCTCACAAGCGGGGCAAACTGGGTGGTCGAGCATATGGGGATGGGTAAGGCAGACGACCATGAATATATCGAGGACGGAGGGGCTTCCCCCTACGCCGACCCGAACCTGATCAGCGACGAGATGCTGAAGAACGAAAAAAACCACCTCGGCACACTAGGCGCGGAGAACCATTATCTCGAACTTCAGATTGTCGACGAGGTCTTCGACATAGAACGCGCGAGGGTATACGGCCTCTTCAAGAACCAGGTCGTAGTCACATTCCAGACCGGTTCGCGGAATCTCGGGATGGAGGTTGCAAAGAAATATTTCCAGATGTTCCAGAATGCGCAGGGTAAGTACGGGATGTCGTCACAGTCGCCTGAGCTCGCCAGTCTGCCGTCGAACTCCCCCGAGGGGAAGGAATATCTCGCGGCGATGCACGCGGTGTCGAATTTCGCGTTCGCCAACCGGCAGGTCATCGGTACGCAGATCGACCGCGTCTTCAATGACGTTATCCGCGACGTCGATACAAACATCATGTACGATTTCTCGCACAACACTATAAAAGAAGAAGTTCATAAGATCGGTACATCCAAACGGAGCGTGCTCGTGCACCGCAGCGGATGCGCGAGGGTATTCCCCAGCCGTCCGTCCGACGCGGTCAAGCCGTACCGCGTAATCGGGCATCCTATTCTGGTCGCGGGGCCGTTGGGCACCGCGTCGTATATTATGGCAGGCACGGAAGAATCGCTCGGCAAGACCTTCGGGTCGTCCATCCACAATACCGGGAGAATCGTTTCACGTGAGAACGCCCGCCAGCTCTATAACGCCGACACGATCACAGAACAACTCAAGAATAACGGGGTCTACCTCAAATCGAAAAGCAGAGAATCGATGATCGAGGAAGCGCCGGAAGCATTTAACGATATCGAGAATACGATCAAGTCGCTCAGCAAGCCCGGCATATCAATCCGGGTCGCACGTCTCAAACCGATCGGGGTCATCCGGGGATAA